From a region of the Castanea sativa cultivar Marrone di Chiusa Pesio chromosome 10, ASM4071231v1 genome:
- the LOC142611723 gene encoding transcription factor TGA7 produces the protein MGIYEPFQQVSMWGDTFKGDSIPNASTILQVDARLENKTELISHDSMGPSGNEQEANKPGDKVQRRLAQNREAARKSRLRKKAYVQQLESSRLKLAQLEQELERARKQGVYICPPDTGHVGFSANVNSGIAAFEMEYAHWVEEQNRQICELRNALQAHITDVELNILVENGYSHYYNLFRMKADAAKADVFYLISGVWRTSAERFFHWIGGFRPSELLNVLLPQLEPLTDTQIQSVSNLRRSSQQAEDALSQGMDKLQQSLAQNIGAESVNTSNYGSQMIAAMEKLEALEGFVNQADHLRQQTLQQMFRILTIRQSARGLLGLGEYFHRLRALSSLWSARPREPA, from the exons ATGGGCATATATGAGCCATTCCAACAGGTTAGCATGTGGGGAGATACCTTTAAAGGTGATAGTATCCCGAATGCTTCCACAATTTTACAGGTGGATGCTAGGCTGGAAAACAAG ACTGAATTGATTTCTCATGATTCGATGGGACCTTCTGGAAATGAGCAAGAAGCGAACAAGCCTGGTGATAAG GTACAGAGACGTCTAGCACAAAATCGTGAAGCTGCTCGAAAAAGTCGCTTGCGGAAAAAG GCCTATGTCCAACAGTTGGAATCAAGCCGTTTGAAGCTGGCACAACTGGAGCAAGAACTCGAGAGAGCTAGGAAGCAG GGTGTCTACATATGTCCACCAGATACCGGTCATGTAGGATTCTCTGCAAATGTGAACTCAG GCATAGCAGCATTTGAAATGGAATATGCACACTGGGTCGAAGAACAAAATAGACAGATTTGTGAGCTTAGAAATGCACTGCAAGCTCATATAACTGACGTAGAACTTAATATACTTGTTGAGAATGGCTACAGTCATTATTATAATCTTTTTCGCATGAAGGCAGATGCTGCAAAGGCTGatgtcttttatttaatatctgGAGTGTGGAGAACTTCAGCAGAACGCTTCTTCCATTGGATTGGTGGATTCCGCCCGTCAGAGCTTCTAAAT GTCCTCTTGCCACAGCTTGAACCATTGACCGATACCCAAATTCAGAGTGTTTCTAACCTCAGACGGTCATCTCAGCAAGCGGAAGATGCTCTCTCACAGGGAATGGATAAACTGCAGCAGAGTCTGGCTCAGAACATAGGAGCTGAATCTGTAAATACAAGTAATTATGGGTCTCAGATGATTGCTGCAATGGAGAAGTTGGAGGCCCTAGAGGGATTTGTGAACCAG GCAGATCACCTTAGGCAACAAACTCTGCAGCAAATGTTTCGTATCCTAACAATCCGGCAATCAGCTCGAGGCTTGCTTGGCTTGGGGGAGTACTTCCATCGTCTCCGTGCTCTCAGTTCACTTTGGTCTGCTCGTCCTCGTGAACCTGCATAG